Proteins from a genomic interval of Gadus macrocephalus chromosome 2, ASM3116895v1:
- the LOC132449735 gene encoding uncharacterized protein LOC132449735, whose translation MEVLKKNERKRGRHGQTMEPDWPNVFRVTEVTDNNLVQLENLDGKPLKTRTPYASVKPVRRRSQAACPTKETVSDLSEPSDSELEEDPLEDLDVVITSVQPGRAYRASLSNRVEGFRAMLSNPSTWLDDRAMDHAQALLKAKYPNINGLYATTSLALLSTLPEPAQGFVQILNVSANHWVTVSDIGCQGGSVNIFDSLGHTRTEVFIEQVTGLLAFPGKSVRLQWPDIQQQAGGSDCGLFAIANSFALCSGEGPTTVIYHQGQMRSHLFSCFQAGEVQLFPRAMRSPTAEPFAIDVDVHCLCRRTIGQGKAPLVPCRRCDRPFHQSCLSHVQNIYEYICPNCQIIF comes from the exons ATGGAGGTCCTGAAGAAGAATGAGAGGAAGCGTGGAAGGCATGGTCAAACCATGGAGCCAGATTGGCCAAATGTGTTCAG GGTTACTGAGGTTACGGACAATAACCTTGTGCAGCTGGAGAACTTGGATGGAAAGCCATTGAAGACCAGGACACCCTATGCTTCAGTGAAGCCTGTGCGGAGAA GATCCCAGGCTGCCTGTCCCACCAAGGAGACTGTGTCCGATCTATCCGAGCCATCAGAttcagagttggaggaggaccCACTAGAG gACTTGGATGTTGTCATCACTAGTGTCCAGCCAGGCCGGGCTTATCGAGCTTCACTGAGCAATAGGGTGGAGGGCTTCAGGGCCATGCTCAGCAACCCAAGTACTTGGTTGGATGACCGTGCTATGGACCATGCTCAGGCCCTGCTTAAGGCTAAGTATCCAAACATCAACGGGCTCTACGCCACCACCTCCCTAGCCTTGCTGTCCACTTTGCCCGAGCCAGCGCAAGGGTTTGTACAGATACTCAATGTTTCTGCAAATCACTGGGTTACGGTAAGTGACATTGGCTGCCAGGGAGGTTCAGTAAACATTTTTGACTCCCTAGGACACACCAGGACAGAGGTCTTCATTGAACAGGTCACAGGTCTGCTTGCTTTTCCAGGGAAGAGTGTCCGACTGCAGTGGCCTGACATACAGCAGCAGGCAGGTGGATCAGATTGTGGACTGTTTGCTATTGCCAACAGTTTTGCTCTCTGCAGCGGGGAGGGTCCCACCACAGTCATATACCATCAAGGACAAATGCGCAGTCACCTCTTTTCCTGTTTTCAGGCTGGAGAAGTGCAACTCTTCCCTAGAGCCATGAGGTCCCCCACTGCCGAGCCATTCGCCATTGATGTGGATGTGCACTGCCTCTGCAGACGGACCATCGGGCAAGGAAAAGCACCTCTGGTCCCATGCAGGAGGTGTGATAGGCCCTTTCACCAGTCCTGTCTTTCCCATGTACAGAATATTTATGAATACATTTGTCCAAATTGTCAAATCATATTCTAA